In Paracoccus sp. N5, a single window of DNA contains:
- a CDS encoding WGR domain-containing protein: MFDISQQMEVFPTTVDLKRIDPSLNMRRFYRMSVQPDLFGGACLVREWGRIGFRGQMLIEQHSDEGHAVTALLKLAAAKKRRGYVQ; encoded by the coding sequence ATGTTCGACATATCGCAGCAAATGGAAGTGTTCCCGACGACGGTCGATCTCAAGCGGATCGACCCGTCTCTCAACATGCGGCGCTTCTATCGAATGAGCGTTCAGCCAGACCTGTTTGGCGGTGCCTGCCTCGTGCGGGAATGGGGCCGTATCGGGTTTCGAGGGCAGATGCTAATCGAACAGCACTCGGACGAGGGGCATGCTGTGACCGCCCTATTGAAACTCGCAGCGGCGAAGAAGCGTCGCGGGTACGTTCAGTGA
- a CDS encoding DUF2493 domain-containing protein, with product MTIHTHDDAYEPAHSASQTAHALDELQLYGYRPFDEPDPRPMPDGQRLAVAVADIFDALVATLEDTRMEPDLEEVLWGQVNLFHRATARIERTLDENEQAQRRLQREQDGSEVKSVELERLTAEGLTLVERRNCMDMMRDHAATEFVHHTGSTWRPRTGSMVNRQHMTAALIDSRDFLAAKRRAETEVMLPAGPKVALTGGTDFNDHRLIWGKLDQVRTKYPDMVLLHGGSPKGAELIAAKWAESRGVTQVAFKPDWTKHAKAAPFKRNDAMLDVLPVGVLVFPGTGIQENLADKAKKLGIPVMKFEKGA from the coding sequence ATGACGATCCATACCCACGACGACGCGTATGAACCCGCCCATAGCGCATCCCAGACCGCCCATGCGCTCGACGAGCTCCAGCTCTACGGCTATCGCCCCTTTGACGAGCCCGATCCGCGCCCGATGCCCGATGGCCAGCGCCTCGCCGTCGCCGTCGCCGACATCTTCGATGCCCTCGTCGCGACCCTCGAAGACACCCGCATGGAACCCGACCTCGAAGAAGTGCTCTGGGGCCAGGTCAACCTCTTCCACCGCGCCACGGCCCGGATCGAGCGGACGCTCGATGAGAACGAGCAGGCGCAGCGCCGCCTCCAGCGGGAGCAGGACGGCTCCGAAGTGAAGTCCGTCGAACTCGAGCGCCTGACGGCCGAAGGCCTGACTCTCGTCGAACGGCGCAACTGCATGGACATGATGCGCGATCACGCCGCCACCGAGTTCGTCCATCACACGGGATCGACCTGGCGCCCCCGCACCGGCTCGATGGTGAACCGCCAGCACATGACCGCCGCCCTGATCGACAGCCGCGACTTCCTGGCCGCCAAGCGCCGCGCCGAGACCGAGGTAATGCTTCCCGCAGGCCCCAAGGTCGCCCTCACCGGCGGGACCGATTTCAACGATCACCGCCTGATCTGGGGCAAGCTGGACCAGGTCCGGACCAAGTATCCCGACATGGTCCTCCTGCACGGTGGCAGCCCGAAGGGCGCAGAGCTCATCGCCGCCAAATGGGCAGAGTCTCGGGGCGTGACGCAGGTCGCCTTCAAGCCTGATTGGACCAAGCACGCCAAGGCCGCGCCCTTCAAGCGCAACGATGCGATGCTGGATGTGCTCCCGGTCGGGGTCCTCGTCTTCCCCGGGACCGGTATTCAGGAAAACCTCGCCGACAAGGCCAAGAAGCTTGGCATCCCGGTCATGAAGTTCGAGAAGGGGGCGTGA
- a CDS encoding toprim domain-containing protein, giving the protein MPHNTDGATGEHGDLLDIIRARTGITRFPDLLAEARAHLGRPQPVLPDKPVQRKAKAPGGTPAAAARLFAASNPITGTLAETYLRSRGITQFGANGALRFHPKCWHREEGQTRSIPRPAMIAAVTDGAGAVQGVHRTWLAPDGQGKAAVNPERRAMGHLLGNAVRLTPHDDILVIGEGIETMLSLSEAIPGLPVWAALSSGHLGAVLLPEGLKRLYIAIDRDQAGQRAAEKLSARASEVGVRARVLEPRLVDFNDDLRANGKDALHQYLAGQIGPDDRHRLPS; this is encoded by the coding sequence ATTCCACATAATACGGATGGGGCCACAGGTGAGCACGGCGATCTTCTCGACATCATCCGCGCCCGGACGGGGATCACGCGTTTCCCCGACCTTCTCGCCGAAGCCCGAGCGCATCTTGGCCGTCCGCAGCCGGTCCTCCCGGATAAACCAGTTCAAAGGAAGGCCAAAGCCCCCGGTGGCACTCCTGCGGCAGCGGCGCGCTTGTTTGCTGCCTCGAACCCGATCACAGGCACGCTTGCTGAGACCTACCTCCGTTCCCGAGGCATCACCCAATTCGGGGCGAACGGCGCCTTACGCTTCCACCCGAAGTGCTGGCATCGGGAAGAGGGGCAGACCCGGAGCATCCCCAGACCGGCGATGATCGCGGCGGTTACCGATGGGGCAGGGGCCGTGCAGGGCGTGCATCGCACCTGGCTGGCGCCTGACGGGCAGGGGAAGGCGGCAGTGAATCCAGAGCGTCGGGCTATGGGTCACCTCCTCGGCAATGCTGTCAGGCTCACCCCGCACGATGACATCCTCGTCATCGGCGAAGGCATCGAGACCATGCTGTCCCTGTCCGAGGCGATCCCCGGCCTTCCCGTCTGGGCGGCACTCTCTTCGGGTCACCTCGGGGCGGTCCTTCTGCCAGAGGGGCTGAAGCGCCTCTACATCGCGATCGATCGCGATCAGGCTGGGCAGCGCGCGGCAGAGAAGTTGAGCGCCAGAGCCTCCGAGGTCGGGGTGCGTGCGCGGGTGCTGGAACCGCGGCTCGTGGATTTCAACGATGATCTTCGGGCGAACGGCAAAGACGCGCTGCACCAGTATCTGGCAGGTCAGATCGGGCCAGATGATCGGCATCGCCTGCCCAGCTGA
- a CDS encoding toprim domain-containing protein → MARDAAELSRRLARDAEAVCRHYLPNGRRQGQYWTVGDARNSPGRSMFVRLKGPEAGPGAAGHWTDAATAEHGDLLDVIRESCSLTSFGDVAEEARRFLSLPRVEPVAAINPAPARVATGSPEAARRLIAMAQPIRGTPVEAYLASRCILPVHDAGALRYHPRCYYRPDDGGPAQRRPAMIASVTDLQGRITGAHRTWLAPDGSGKAAVTTPRRAMGNLLGHAVRFGAAEDVLVVGEGIETILSLRAALPGMPMAAALSANHLAALRLPPSVRRLYVARDTDAAGDRAVATQAELATSAGIEVLTLSPRHGDFNDDLTAHGLDNLRAAIRPQIAPEDVARFYGRGAATTG, encoded by the coding sequence ATGGCGCGAGATGCAGCGGAGCTGTCGCGCCGACTCGCGCGGGACGCAGAGGCCGTGTGTCGGCATTACCTTCCCAACGGTCGACGGCAAGGTCAGTACTGGACCGTCGGCGACGCGCGTAACTCGCCGGGGCGGTCGATGTTCGTCCGGCTGAAGGGGCCGGAGGCAGGTCCCGGGGCGGCCGGTCATTGGACCGATGCCGCCACGGCCGAACACGGCGACCTGCTCGACGTGATCCGGGAGAGCTGTAGCCTGACCTCGTTCGGCGATGTCGCCGAGGAGGCGCGGCGTTTCCTGAGCCTGCCGCGGGTCGAGCCTGTTGCTGCGATCAATCCTGCACCTGCCCGGGTCGCGACGGGTTCTCCGGAAGCGGCGCGGCGGCTGATCGCGATGGCGCAGCCGATCCGGGGCACGCCGGTCGAGGCCTATCTGGCCAGCCGCTGCATCTTGCCGGTCCATGATGCGGGGGCGTTGCGGTATCATCCACGCTGCTACTATCGACCCGACGATGGCGGACCAGCGCAGCGGCGTCCGGCAATGATCGCATCCGTCACCGACCTGCAGGGCAGGATCACCGGGGCGCACCGCACCTGGCTCGCGCCGGACGGCTCGGGCAAGGCGGCGGTCACCACGCCCCGGCGGGCCATGGGCAACCTTCTTGGCCATGCCGTGCGCTTCGGGGCGGCAGAGGATGTCCTTGTCGTTGGCGAAGGCATCGAGACGATCCTGTCGCTGCGGGCGGCGCTGCCGGGCATGCCGATGGCCGCCGCGCTGTCGGCAAACCATCTCGCCGCGCTCAGGCTGCCACCGTCCGTGCGTCGGCTCTATGTCGCCCGCGACACCGATGCCGCAGGCGACAGAGCTGTCGCGACCCAGGCCGAACTTGCGACCAGTGCGGGCATCGAGGTGCTGACGCTCTCGCCTCGTCACGGTGACTTCAACGACGACCTGACGGCCCACGGCCTCGACAACCTGCGCGCAGCGATCCGGCCCCAGATCGCGCCAGAAGATGTTGCAAGGTTCTATGGCAGAGGAGCGGCCACGACCGGGTGA
- a CDS encoding tyrosine-type recombinase/integrase, protein MPDRDLIGPWLRRFLTEYIVSERNLARNTRASYRDTFKLLLPFASRKVRKPIERLATQDLTSALVLKFLAHLEQDRGCSVRTRNQRLAAIRAFARFVGSRDPAHVEWCGHIRAIAAKKAMSPPVGWLTREEMEAMLAVPNRKTRRGQSEYALLLFLYNTGARVSEVSQLKVRDLDLDRDRGGHDMATLRGKGGKTRLCPLWPETERVLAEQILGRAPEAPVFLSRLGQAYTRFGVYRLVERCAADVPRLADRTVTPHVIRHTTACHLVLAGVDINTIRAWLGHVSISTTNIYAEIDLTLKANAVALCEVGSPGPKRRWKEDKDLMAFLNAL, encoded by the coding sequence ATGCCAGACCGTGATCTCATTGGGCCATGGCTCCGGCGCTTCCTGACCGAGTATATCGTCAGCGAGCGCAATCTAGCCCGGAACACCCGCGCGAGCTATCGTGATACCTTCAAGCTGCTCCTGCCCTTCGCGAGCCGAAAGGTCCGGAAGCCCATCGAACGCCTCGCCACGCAGGACCTCACTTCGGCACTTGTCCTGAAGTTCCTTGCCCATCTCGAGCAGGATCGCGGATGTTCCGTCAGGACGCGCAATCAACGGCTGGCGGCCATCCGGGCGTTCGCCCGCTTCGTCGGCAGCCGGGATCCGGCGCATGTCGAATGGTGCGGCCATATCCGCGCGATCGCCGCGAAGAAGGCGATGTCGCCTCCGGTCGGCTGGCTGACGCGGGAGGAGATGGAAGCGATGCTCGCGGTTCCGAACCGCAAGACCCGTCGAGGGCAGAGCGAATACGCGCTCCTTCTCTTCCTCTACAACACTGGAGCCCGGGTCTCCGAGGTCTCGCAACTGAAGGTTCGGGACCTGGATCTCGACCGCGATCGGGGCGGTCACGATATGGCCACCCTGCGCGGCAAGGGCGGCAAGACACGCCTATGCCCGCTCTGGCCGGAAACGGAGCGAGTCCTGGCGGAACAGATCCTCGGCCGCGCGCCCGAAGCCCCTGTGTTCCTCAGCAGGCTCGGCCAAGCCTACACACGGTTCGGCGTGTATCGACTGGTCGAGCGCTGCGCTGCCGATGTGCCTCGACTGGCGGATCGGACGGTGACGCCACATGTGATCCGGCATACGACGGCTTGCCATCTCGTGCTCGCTGGCGTCGATATCAACACCATCCGCGCTTGGCTCGGCCACGTATCGATCAGCACCACGAACATCTATGCCGAGATTGACCTCACGCTGAAGGCGAATGCCGTGGCGCTTTGCGAGGTCGGCTCTCCGGGACCGAAAAGGCGGTGGAAGGAGGACAAGGACCTCATGGCCTTCCTGAATGCCCTGTAA
- a CDS encoding tyrosine-type recombinase/integrase, with protein sequence MKLREAIEHYVVWRQAHGVKFLTARNLLRQFLQHADGDAGCDAVTNAQVLSFLAGTGPVTRHRENKYYALAGFWRYAISRGYALSSPLPESERRPPLQAPPHIYSREQLQRLFDPDHIDAALQGSRQLDPGTFRTLLLMLYGSGLRFGEATALTLSDVDTAEAILTIRDTKFNKSRLVPVGPRLARILGAHLSVRPVARIAESATSFLLANRDGTRLSSSTVQTAFDRLRRVADVHGRVGGRENPRLHDLRHSFAVHSLMAWYRRGADVQRLLPALSTYLGHSDLEGTKVYLTMTPDLLAQASLRFARYAGGGSDARP encoded by the coding sequence ATGAAGCTGAGGGAGGCGATCGAACACTACGTGGTATGGCGCCAGGCGCACGGCGTAAAGTTCTTGACGGCGCGAAACCTGCTTCGACAGTTCCTTCAGCACGCCGATGGCGACGCCGGATGCGACGCTGTCACAAACGCGCAGGTCCTGTCCTTCCTCGCCGGGACGGGCCCCGTTACCCGGCACCGCGAAAACAAGTATTATGCGCTCGCCGGGTTCTGGCGCTATGCGATCAGTCGCGGCTATGCCCTCTCGTCGCCGCTTCCCGAAAGCGAGCGGCGCCCGCCATTGCAGGCACCGCCGCATATCTACAGCCGGGAGCAGCTGCAGCGCCTCTTCGACCCGGATCACATCGATGCTGCGTTGCAAGGCTCCCGGCAACTCGACCCCGGGACGTTCCGGACCCTGCTTCTGATGCTCTACGGGTCCGGGTTGCGGTTCGGGGAGGCGACCGCTCTCACGCTGTCTGATGTGGATACGGCGGAGGCGATCCTCACGATCCGCGACACGAAGTTCAACAAGAGCAGGTTGGTTCCCGTGGGTCCGCGGCTTGCGCGAATACTGGGTGCCCACCTCTCGGTTCGGCCCGTCGCGCGGATCGCGGAGAGTGCCACGTCGTTCCTGCTCGCCAACCGCGACGGCACGCGGCTTTCCAGCAGCACCGTTCAGACCGCCTTCGATCGCCTGAGACGCGTTGCGGATGTGCATGGCAGGGTCGGCGGGCGGGAGAACCCGCGTCTGCATGACCTCCGGCACAGCTTCGCGGTTCACAGCCTGATGGCCTGGTACCGACGGGGAGCGGATGTACAGCGATTGCTGCCCGCGCTCTCCACCTATCTCGGTCATTCCGACCTCGAAGGCACGAAGGTCTATCTGACGATGACGCCGGACCTTCTCGCGCAGGCCTCGCTGCGCTTCGCGCGCTATGCCGGAGGAGGGTCGGATGCCAGACCGTGA
- a CDS encoding tyrosine-type recombinase/integrase translates to MFQDIFLPPAVAKHRDAPLAAQRADYLVHLKGTGASRANLRKQANAHLNLVRLLDLRDGDRIHQRDIEAAARLWSEPRGRRSATTATSKARQRFVSHCVELVRYLGWLEDAKGELRTLQPALQAYEHWLRDERGLATASIESYGRAAGTFLQHLDQMGIRLDALEITDIDRIIGDKHQRGVWSRRTMHDFAQRVRSFVGFAEKRGWCRPGLAAGIVAPGYRADESLPKGIKRKDVERLLASEGQRPVDRRDRAILMLFASFGLRAGEVAGLSLDDFDWENALLRVHCPKPGRTHLWPLSQEVGGAILDYIRNGRPTGFGRSLFFTSCAPIRPLRRKALGKIVRDRLSQIGVVSGRRGPHALRHAAAQHLLDQGVAMKVIGDFLGHRAPTSTAIYAKVDLRTLREVAALDLEGLV, encoded by the coding sequence ATGTTCCAAGACATCTTCCTGCCGCCCGCCGTGGCGAAACATCGTGACGCCCCGCTCGCTGCACAACGCGCGGACTACCTCGTCCACCTGAAGGGAACCGGCGCGAGCCGCGCCAACCTGCGCAAACAAGCCAACGCCCACCTCAACCTCGTTCGCCTTCTGGACCTTCGCGACGGTGATCGGATCCACCAGCGGGACATCGAAGCCGCCGCGAGACTCTGGTCGGAGCCGCGGGGCCGCAGAAGCGCTACGACGGCCACGTCGAAGGCCCGCCAACGCTTCGTCAGTCACTGTGTTGAACTCGTGCGGTATCTCGGCTGGCTCGAGGACGCCAAAGGCGAACTTCGTACGCTTCAGCCTGCGCTTCAGGCATACGAGCACTGGCTGCGCGACGAACGGGGCCTGGCAACGGCCAGTATCGAGAGCTACGGGCGCGCTGCCGGTACATTCCTCCAACACCTCGACCAGATGGGGATACGGCTCGACGCTCTTGAGATCACCGATATCGACCGCATCATCGGCGATAAGCACCAACGCGGGGTATGGAGCCGGAGAACGATGCACGACTTCGCGCAGCGCGTCCGGTCGTTTGTCGGCTTCGCAGAGAAGCGCGGGTGGTGTCGGCCCGGGCTGGCCGCGGGCATCGTCGCGCCCGGATACAGGGCCGATGAAAGCCTTCCGAAGGGCATCAAGCGTAAGGATGTCGAACGTCTGCTGGCGTCTGAGGGGCAGCGCCCCGTCGACAGGCGCGATCGCGCGATCCTGATGCTCTTCGCCTCCTTCGGCCTGCGTGCCGGCGAAGTCGCGGGTCTCAGCCTCGATGACTTCGACTGGGAGAACGCGCTCCTGCGCGTGCATTGTCCAAAGCCGGGTCGCACGCATCTGTGGCCGCTGTCGCAGGAGGTCGGCGGCGCCATCCTCGACTACATCCGGAACGGGCGTCCCACCGGCTTCGGGCGGAGCCTCTTCTTCACATCCTGCGCCCCGATCCGCCCCCTTCGGCGGAAGGCTCTGGGCAAGATCGTGCGCGATCGCCTGAGCCAGATCGGGGTGGTCTCTGGCCGAAGGGGACCCCATGCCCTTCGCCATGCCGCCGCCCAACACCTTCTGGACCAGGGCGTGGCGATGAAAGTCATCGGCGACTTCCTCGGGCACCGGGCCCCGACCTCGACGGCGATCTACGCCAAGGTCGACCTCCGGACCCTGCGGGAGGTCGCGGCCCTCGATCTGGAGGGTCTCGTATGA
- a CDS encoding toprim domain-containing protein: MARDAAELSRRLARDAEAVCRHYLPNGRRQGQYWTVGDARNSPGRSMFVRLKGPEAGPGAAGHWTDAATAEHGDLLDVIRESCSLTSFGDVAEEARRFLSLPRVEPVAAINPAPARVATGSPEAARRLIAMAQPIRGTPVEAYLASRCILPVHDAGALRYHPRCYYRPDDGGPAQRRPAMIASVTDLQGRITGAHRTWLAPDGSGKAAVTTPRRAMGNLLGHAVRFGAAEDVLVVGEGIETILSLRAALPGMPMAAALSANHLAALRLPPSVRRLYVARDTDAAGDRAVATQAELATSAGIEVLTLSPRHGDFNDDLTAHGLDNLRAAIRPQIAPEDVARFLLNGGARSCS, from the coding sequence ATGGCGCGAGATGCAGCGGAGCTGTCGCGCCGACTCGCGCGGGACGCAGAGGCCGTGTGTCGGCATTACCTTCCCAACGGTCGACGGCAAGGTCAGTACTGGACCGTCGGCGACGCGCGTAACTCGCCGGGGCGGTCGATGTTCGTCCGGCTGAAGGGGCCGGAGGCAGGTCCCGGGGCGGCCGGTCATTGGACCGATGCCGCCACGGCCGAACACGGCGACCTGCTCGACGTGATCCGGGAGAGCTGTAGCCTGACCTCGTTCGGCGATGTCGCCGAGGAGGCGCGGCGTTTCCTGAGCCTGCCGCGGGTCGAGCCTGTTGCTGCGATCAATCCTGCACCTGCCCGGGTCGCGACGGGTTCTCCGGAAGCGGCGCGGCGGCTGATCGCGATGGCGCAGCCGATCCGGGGCACGCCGGTCGAGGCCTATCTGGCCAGCCGCTGCATCTTGCCGGTCCATGATGCGGGGGCGTTGCGGTATCATCCACGCTGCTACTATCGACCCGACGATGGCGGACCAGCGCAGCGGCGTCCGGCAATGATCGCATCCGTCACCGACCTGCAGGGCAGGATCACCGGGGCGCACCGCACCTGGCTCGCGCCGGACGGCTCGGGCAAGGCGGCGGTCACCACGCCCCGGCGGGCCATGGGCAACCTTCTTGGCCATGCCGTGCGCTTCGGGGCGGCAGAGGATGTCCTTGTCGTTGGCGAAGGCATCGAGACGATCCTGTCGCTGCGGGCGGCGCTGCCGGGCATGCCGATGGCCGCCGCGCTGTCGGCAAACCATCTCGCCGCGCTCAGGCTGCCACCGTCCGTGCGTCGGCTCTATGTCGCCCGCGACACCGATGCCGCAGGCGACAGAGCTGTCGCGACCCAGGCCGAACTTGCGACCAGTGCGGGCATCGAGGTGCTGACGCTCTCGCCTCGTCACGGTGACTTCAACGACGACCTGACGGCCCACGGCCTCGACAACCTGCGCGCAGCGATCCGGCCCCAGATCGCGCCAGAAGATGTCGCAAGGTTCCTGCTGAATGGCGGAGCGAGGTCGTGTTCGTGA